The following proteins are co-located in the bacterium genome:
- a CDS encoding NUDIX hydrolase, whose protein sequence is MKKAVNPWKKLSSQTIYKNQWISLREDQVIRPDGEKGIYGVLETRIATGVVAIDTENYIYLVGQYRYPTDCYSWEIPEGGGDPGEAPLTTIQRELKEETSLVASDWVQLGPEVHLSNCISSERAYLFLARGLTVIPTKNPDTTEILEVKRVTFQTALQMARSGEIVDAISIIALERAANFLGLR, encoded by the coding sequence ATTAAAAAAGCAGTAAATCCTTGGAAAAAACTTAGTTCTCAAACAATTTATAAAAACCAGTGGATTTCTTTGCGCGAGGACCAGGTAATTCGCCCAGACGGGGAAAAAGGCATTTACGGAGTGCTTGAAACCCGTATTGCTACAGGAGTTGTTGCAATTGACACAGAGAATTACATCTATCTCGTAGGGCAATATCGCTATCCAACGGATTGCTATTCTTGGGAAATTCCTGAAGGTGGCGGCGACCCAGGTGAGGCACCACTCACCACCATTCAACGTGAACTTAAAGAGGAGACCTCACTTGTTGCTAGCGATTGGGTACAACTTGGACCAGAGGTGCATTTAAGTAATTGCATCTCTTCCGAACGTGCTTATTTGTTTTTGGCGCGCGGATTAACCGTCATTCCCACCAAAAACCCTGACACTACTGAAATACTCGAAGTCAAGCGCGTAACTTTTCAGACCGCCTTACAAATGGCGCGTAGTGGAGAAATTGTCGACGCAATTAGTATTATTGCGCTTGAGCGTGCAGCAAATTTTCTAGGCTTGAGATAG
- a CDS encoding carbamoyltransferase gives MSTYILGISAYYHDSAAALICDGKIIAAAQEERFSRKKHDPGFPHLAVQYCLREAKIKVADLKYVAFYDKPWIKFERLFETYISYAPQGLASYLKAFPVWLKDKLWIGDLIKRELEFEGEVVYPEHHQSHAASAFFPSPYESAAVLTIDGVGEWSTGSYGVGRSNKIELTHELRFPHSLGLLYSAFTYYTGFKVNSGEYKVMGLAPYGEPKYVDQILKHLVDLKGDGSIALNMEYFNYCQGLTMTSEKFHQLFGAPPRGAETRLEQREMDLAASVQAVTEESMRRMAKHLRKETGEKNLVLAGGVALNCVANGKVLKDKTFDSIWIQPAAGDAGGALGAALFTWHHVLENKRIPQKSSDSLAGSYLGPKFSNEEIESFLETTGAPYHRFASDQALEKTAEALSSGKVVGWFSGRMEFGPRALGARSILGDPRKTDMQSVMNLKIKFRESFRPFAPAVLREDLAKYFELEEESPYMLLVAPVKAERRRKMSDNEEKLFGIEKLNLVRSDIPAVTHIDYSARVQTVDAERSPRFYDLLKSFKTKTGCSVLINTSFNVRGEPIVCTPFDAYLCFLRTEMDVLVLEDCLLYKHEQPQLSKDSDWIKEFELD, from the coding sequence ATGTCGACTTATATTCTAGGAATATCAGCATATTATCATGATTCGGCCGCAGCGCTAATCTGCGACGGTAAAATTATTGCTGCTGCTCAAGAAGAACGCTTTTCCAGAAAAAAGCACGATCCCGGGTTTCCCCATCTTGCTGTGCAGTACTGTCTGAGGGAGGCAAAGATTAAGGTCGCCGATCTTAAATATGTTGCCTTTTACGATAAGCCTTGGATTAAATTTGAGCGTCTATTTGAAACCTATATTAGCTACGCGCCACAAGGTTTAGCTTCTTACCTTAAAGCATTTCCTGTTTGGCTTAAAGATAAGCTTTGGATTGGTGATCTCATCAAGCGTGAGTTGGAGTTTGAGGGTGAAGTAGTTTATCCTGAACATCATCAATCACATGCAGCTTCTGCATTTTTCCCCTCGCCGTATGAATCTGCAGCTGTGTTGACGATTGATGGAGTTGGCGAGTGGTCAACTGGCAGTTATGGAGTTGGTAGAAGTAATAAAATCGAGCTTACGCATGAATTGCGTTTCCCGCATAGCTTAGGATTACTCTATAGCGCCTTTACCTACTATACTGGCTTTAAGGTTAACTCTGGTGAATATAAAGTAATGGGTCTTGCCCCTTATGGTGAGCCAAAATATGTCGATCAAATTTTAAAACACTTAGTCGATCTCAAAGGAGATGGATCGATTGCTCTGAACATGGAGTATTTTAACTATTGTCAGGGCCTCACTATGACCTCAGAGAAGTTTCACCAACTCTTCGGTGCGCCACCTCGTGGAGCTGAAACTCGACTTGAGCAACGCGAAATGGACTTAGCTGCTTCAGTTCAAGCTGTCACTGAGGAATCAATGCGGCGAATGGCTAAACATTTGCGCAAAGAGACAGGAGAAAAAAACCTGGTTTTAGCTGGCGGGGTAGCACTAAATTGTGTGGCCAATGGTAAGGTACTTAAAGATAAAACTTTTGATTCGATTTGGATTCAGCCTGCTGCGGGAGATGCGGGAGGGGCCTTAGGTGCCGCACTTTTTACCTGGCATCATGTGCTTGAGAATAAACGTATTCCGCAAAAATCAAGCGACTCCTTGGCAGGCTCATATCTTGGTCCAAAATTTTCTAACGAAGAAATTGAAAGTTTCCTGGAAACGACGGGTGCCCCGTACCACCGGTTTGCAAGCGATCAAGCATTGGAAAAAACAGCAGAAGCATTAAGTTCAGGAAAAGTAGTTGGTTGGTTTTCAGGAAGAATGGAATTTGGTCCACGGGCACTTGGAGCTCGTAGCATTTTAGGTGACCCACGCAAAACCGATATGCAGTCAGTGATGAATTTAAAGATAAAGTTTCGCGAATCGTTTAGACCGTTTGCGCCGGCTGTTTTGCGTGAAGATCTTGCCAAATATTTTGAACTCGAAGAAGAATCACCATATATGTTGCTTGTTGCGCCGGTGAAGGCTGAGCGCCGCCGTAAAATGAGTGACAATGAAGAAAAACTGTTTGGCATCGAAAAGTTAAACCTTGTTCGAAGTGATATCCCTGCAGTGACTCATATTGACTACTCTGCTCGGGTGCAAACTGTCGATGCCGAGCGTAGCCCGCGGTTTTATGACTTACTCAAGAGTTTTAAAACTAAGACTGGATGTTCGGTGTTAATTAATACCTCATTTAACGTGCGCGGAGAGCCAATCGTCTGCACACCATTTGATGCCTATCTGTGTTTTTTAAGAACAGAAATGGATGTTTTGGTTTTAGAAGATTGCCTGCTTTATAAACATGAACAACCGCAACTTTCCAAAGATTCAGATTGGATCAAAGAATTTGAGCTCGATTAA